TGAGAGAATTATCTGCTATTCGCTATGGCTACTGATGAAGTACAGGGATAGGACTCTTTCTATAAATTTCCAGTCAAATAAATTGCATTCGTTTTCTCAAGCAGGTATACTAGTATAGTTAGATGAAAAATTCTGAAAATTTAAGAATAGAAAAGAGAACAAATCTTATGGCAAAAGATATTCGTGTCTTACTTTACTACCTTTACACTCCAATTGAAAATGCAGAGCAATTTGCTGCAGACCACTTGGCTTTCTGTAAATCAATCGGCCTTAAAGGCCGTATCCTAGTCGCTGACGAGGGAATTAACGGAACAGTTTCAGGTGACTACGAAACAACTCAAAAATACATGGACTACGTTCACAGCCTCCCAGGTATGGAAGAACTCTGGTTCAAGATTGACGAAGAAAATGAACAAGCCTTCAAGAAGATGTTCGTTCGCTACAAAAAAGAAATTGTCCACCTTGGTTTGGAAGACAACGACTTTGACAATGACATCAACCCACTTGAAACAACAGGTGCTTACTTGTCTCCAAAAGAGTTCAAAGAAGCTCTTCTTGACGAAGATACAGTTGTCCTTGACACACGTAACGATTATGAGTACGACCTAGGACACTTCCGTGGGGCTATTCGCCCAGATATCCGCAACTTCCGTGAGTTGCCACAATGGGTCCGTGATAACAAGGAAAAATTCATGGACAAGCGTGTCGTGGTTTACTGTACAGGTGGGGTTCGCTGTGAGAAATTCTCAGGCTGGATGGTCCGTGAAGGCTACAAAGATGTCGGCCAATTGCACGGAGGAATCGCAACTTACGGTAAAGACCCAGAAGTCCAAGGTGAGCTTTGGGATGGGAAAATGTACGTCTTTGACGAGCGTATCGCAGTCGATGTCAACCATGTCAACCCAACCATCGTAGGGAAAGACTGGTTTGATGGAACACCATGTGAACGTTATGTAAACTGTGGAAATCCATTCTGTAACCGTCGTATCTTGACATCAGAAGAAAATGAAGACAAGTACCTTCGTGGATGCTCACACGAGTGCCGTGTTCACCCACGTAACCGCTATGTTTCAGAAAATGAATTGACACAAGCTGAAGTTGTCGAGCGCCTAGCCGCTATCGGTGAAAGCTTGGATCAAGCAGCTACTGTATAAGATTGAACAGTCCTTAGGGGCTGTTTTTCTATGCTTTTTACTAAAAAATCTAAAGTTTGTTTCTGTATCTTTCAGGAAAATAGGGTATACTATATGTAAACGATTTCAAAGGAGTCCAGTTATGACGAAAACATTTTTTATTCCAAATAAACAGAGCATTTTAGGAGAACAAGAGATTTTGACTGCCAAGTCGATCTTGGCCTTGCTAGATGGTTTGGAGTCACATAGCTATGATGCAGTCTATCTCCGTCAACCTCTTAGCCGTCTTGAGTATATCGAGTGTGCGATAGTGGGACAATCACAATTTCTCTTTAAAGTTAGCTATGCTGATGATCACAAGGCTTACCGTATTGATCTTCCTGACCTACTAACGAAGACAGACTGGGAAATCATCAAGTCATTTTTAGATGCCCTGCTTGCTTATACAGGAACTGAGATTGAAGGACTAGATGGTTTTGATTTTGAAGCTTATTTCCAAGCAAGTATTCAAGCCTATCTAGCAGACACTGCAGCTCGTTTTACGATTTGCCAAGGAATTTTTAATCCTGTTTTCTTTAGTCATGAGGATTTGAAAAGCTTTTTAGAAGAAGATGGCTTGGCTCAGTTTGAAGCGCGTGTGCGTGCGGTTCAAGAGACAGATGCCTACTTTGCAAAAGTTTCCTTCTATCAGGATGGAGAAGGCCAAGTGCACGGTGTTTACCATCTGGCTCAAGGAGTCAAGACTGTTTTGCCGAGAGAACCATTTGTTCCTGCAGCCTATATTGAGCAATTGGTGGATAAGGAAGTCCAGTGGGAGATTGACTTGGTTCAAATCACAGGAGATGGCTCTAAACCAGAAGACTATGAAGCTATTGCCCGCTTGAACTATGCAAAATTCCCAGAGTCACTACCATCAGCATTTTACCACCAACTAGATGCCAATCAATTAGAAGTGCAACCCATCTTAGACAAAGATTTTAAAGCATTAGCACAAGAAAAGTAAAGCAGAAGCAGGTCAATCGACTTGCTTTTTTACATATAAAAAATCCTGCCATGAAAGACAGGATTGAAGTTTAAAGAAAGGCCAAGATACGAAGATAATCTCCAATCAGTGCCACTTCAGCTACAAAGAAGAGGAGGATAATGACTCCGTTCACAAGGACAGACAAGAATAACTGATAGAAGGAGTCGGTTTCACTTGCTTGACTTGGTCTTGTAATGATATGGAGACTGGCAAGTAGAATGATTCCAATGCTAATCACACACAAAAGGGCTGTAAATCGTAGGCTATCAAAGAAGGCAAAGAAACTAGCAATAGCAGTGAGGAAGATTGGAATTGCCAAGAGTTGGCTATATTGTTGGAGAACCTTTTCTAGCGTCCAGTCCTTTTCCTGGTGGATAAATCGTCTCACGACGAAACTACCCAAGAGGAATGAAAAGAAGAAGAGTGTTGTTGCTACTAGGATAGAGATAATCGAAAAGAGATTTAATGAAGCAAATTGTTCAGGGAAGTGATTATGCATAGTTGCTATATGTCCATAGTAAGCATGTTTGATGTGGTAGATACTAAAGAAAAAGGAAGATGCAGAAAACAGAATGAGCAAGAGAAAGGCTGTGTAACTGTGTGTGCTACTTGTTTCAAGATTGCTCGTAGGAGATTTGATTGCTTCCACTAGCCAAGACCAAAAATCAAGCGCTTGCTCTTTCCATCTATCCGTCGATTTTGGAGCTTGGTCGGGGATGTAAGGACTTTCTAAGGATTTACTGATAAGAAGGGGCTCTTTCGTGGTTGGTTTTTGC
Above is a genomic segment from Streptococcus sp. SN-1 containing:
- a CDS encoding rhodanese-related sulfurtransferase; its protein translation is MAKDIRVLLYYLYTPIENAEQFAADHLAFCKSIGLKGRILVADEGINGTVSGDYETTQKYMDYVHSLPGMEELWFKIDEENEQAFKKMFVRYKKEIVHLGLEDNDFDNDINPLETTGAYLSPKEFKEALLDEDTVVLDTRNDYEYDLGHFRGAIRPDIRNFRELPQWVRDNKEKFMDKRVVVYCTGGVRCEKFSGWMVREGYKDVGQLHGGIATYGKDPEVQGELWDGKMYVFDERIAVDVNHVNPTIVGKDWFDGTPCERYVNCGNPFCNRRILTSEENEDKYLRGCSHECRVHPRNRYVSENELTQAEVVERLAAIGESLDQAATV
- a CDS encoding DUF6574 domain-containing protein, giving the protein MKQEWFESNDFVKTTSKNKPDEQVQDVADKAEETIADLDTPIEKNTQLEKEVSQAEVELESQQEEKIETPEDGEARTEIEEKKASYSTEEESDLPSETEKVTIAEESQEALPQQKPTTKEPLLISKSLESPYIPDQAPKSTDRWKEQALDFWSWLVEAIKSPTSNLETSSTHSYTAFLLLILFSASSFFFSIYHIKHAYYGHIATMHNHFPEQFASLNLFSIISILVATTLFFFSFLLGSFVVRRFIHQEKDWTLEKVLQQYSQLLAIPIFLTAIASFFAFFDSLRFTALLCVISIGIILLASLHIITRPSQASETDSFYQLFLSVLVNGVIILLFFVAEVALIGDYLRILAFL
- a CDS encoding DUF4299 family protein produces the protein MTKTFFIPNKQSILGEQEILTAKSILALLDGLESHSYDAVYLRQPLSRLEYIECAIVGQSQFLFKVSYADDHKAYRIDLPDLLTKTDWEIIKSFLDALLAYTGTEIEGLDGFDFEAYFQASIQAYLADTAARFTICQGIFNPVFFSHEDLKSFLEEDGLAQFEARVRAVQETDAYFAKVSFYQDGEGQVHGVYHLAQGVKTVLPREPFVPAAYIEQLVDKEVQWEIDLVQITGDGSKPEDYEAIARLNYAKFPESLPSAFYHQLDANQLEVQPILDKDFKALAQEK